The stretch of DNA aaaattaaaaaaagaaacaagaaaaagtCCAGAATAAGATGGGTATAGGCCTAAAAATATAGTGCTCCACGTGAGCCCACAAGGCCCACTTTCCCAAGCACCCACGCCCGGCCCAACACCAAACCCTAGCCAGCGCCAGCGGCCCTTTCCTCTCAAGtctcacggcggcggcgggtcgcCGGCAACGGGCGCATAGGCCACAGCTAGGCGACGCCAAGCCGGGGCAGCTGCGGGCGATGGGGGGCGGGGCCACCAgcagcgccggcgcgggcgggttCCGCGCGCGGGTCGAGCACTACCTGTACAGCGGCGAGAAGAagcacgtcgtcgccggcatCGCCATCTTCGCCGCCATCTTCGGCGTCCCCTGGTACCTCATGAACCAAGGTACCACCCGCCACTTCTTCCTCCCGCGCACAAGCcactcctctcttcctcctcctcctcttcctcctcattGTTATCGCAGTTTTATTCGAATTGGAAGGAGTTGCTCGATTTCCATCCACTTCCAGATACGATCCCGAATTGCATATGGAGAACCAGTTCGTGTTGAGGATGTTGACTTCAGTAGcgaggtagtagtagtaatagtagtagtagtagggTTTATTGGACTTGTGGTATAGTAGGTAATGGCACCTGGCATTTAGGGGAACATGGCAGAATGGTTCACATGAGTTTCCATGGGATTTTGCTCTATGTTCTCCTTTTGAATTCTTTAGACCCTTGGATGGAAATGGGTTCAAATTTGGGATTACTTGGAGCATATGAAATGAAATTGCTATGAGATTTAGTTCTCGTGTGCcaagtttggaaaaaaaaaatgcaggcaTTGTAAGCATAGATCAGGCCGGTAGTGCAACTTGTGACAATTTTGTTTGCTTCAGTGCCAGCACTATTAGACCTAGCTTCTCTTGTGGTCACAGCGTTATCAGATTTTCATGATCTGTGCGAAAAGATGTGAGCTGAGCTGAGATAAACAATGTTGGAAGTCGATAGAATGTGAAAATTTACTATTACTGGATAATTGTGGTCATCAGTTGATTGATATGCATAATATTATATGAGctgtgaaaattttaatttctttagctTCATTTGACGGCTTAGTACTAAAAAGGCATATGCATCTGTACGTGATGAGAAATACTATCTCAATCctaaaatgtttgacgccgttgactttttatgcgcatttgattattcgtcttattcaaaaattttgtcaattatgtaaagctatatatatgcataaaaatatatttaacaatacataaaatgatataaaaataattaataattatgtaaactttttgaataagacgaacggtcaaacgtatataaaaaaagtcaacggcgtcaaatatttaggatggagggagtagtgcTCAAGGCTTTTGTACTGCAATCCTAAATTAACAACATTTTGGAGGCTTACATTTGTCATTACATTAGCCCGCTGGTTTCATGCCGTCTCTTACTTTTTACTGTTCCATAT from Oryza brachyantha chromosome 12, ObraRS2, whole genome shotgun sequence encodes:
- the LOC102718320 gene encoding uncharacterized protein LOC102718320; the encoded protein is MGGGATSSAGAGGFRARVEHYLYSGEKKHVVAGIAIFAAIFGVPWYLMNQGSKHQSHQDYMERANKARSERLSSGQSSSSKE